The Lemur catta isolate mLemCat1 chromosome X, mLemCat1.pri, whole genome shotgun sequence genome has a window encoding:
- the LOC123628000 gene encoding spindlin-2, whose amino-acid sequence MKTPNAQEAEGQQTRAAVGRATGSANLTKKKASQKKQRGRPSSQPRRNIVGCRISHGWKEGDEPVTQWKGTVLDQVPINPSLYLVKYDGIDCVYGLELHRDERVLSLKILSDRVASSQVSDANLANTIIGKAVEHMFEGEHGSKDEWRGMVLAQAPIMKAWFYITYEKDPVLYMYQLLDDFKEGDLRLMPESSESPPAEREPGVVDGLIGKHVEYTKEDGSKRIGMVIHQVEAKPSVYFIKFEDDFHIYVYDLVKKSC is encoded by the coding sequence ATGAAGACCCCCAACGCACAGGAGGCCGAAGGGCAACAAACTAGGGCAGCTGTGGGACGGGCCACTGGGTCTGCAAacttgacaaagaaaaaagccTCCCAAAAGAAGCAGAGGGGCAGACCTTCCTCCCAGCCCCGCAGGAACATCGTGGGCTGCAGAATTTCTCACGGATGGAAAGAAGGAGATGAGCCAGTCACCCAGTGGAAAGGAACCGTTTTAGATCAGGTGCCTATAAATCCCTCCCTTTATCTGGTGAAATATGATGGAATTGACTGTGTCTATGGACTGGAACTTCACAGAGATGAAAGGGTTTTGTCTCTAAAAATTCTTTCCGACAGGGTGGCGTCATCTCAAGTTAGTGATGCCAACCTTGCAAATACCATAATTGGCAAAGCAGTGGAACATATGTTTGAGGGTGAGCATGGTTCTAAGGATGAATGGAGGGGGATGGTGTTAGCCCAAGCACCTATCATGAAAGCCTGGTTTTATATTACCTATGAGAAAGATCCTGTCTTGTACATGTACCAGCTTCTAGATGATTTTAAAGAAGGTGACCTCCGCCTTATGCCAGAATCCAGTGAGTCTCCTCCAGCAGAGAGAGAGCCAGGAGTTGTAGATGGCCTGATAGGTAAGCATGTGGAATATACCAAAGAAGACGGCTCCAAAAGGATCGGCATGGTCATTCACCAAGTGGAAGCCAAACC